Proteins encoded by one window of Salvia splendens isolate huo1 chromosome 14, SspV2, whole genome shotgun sequence:
- the LOC121765578 gene encoding uncharacterized protein LOC121765578, whose product MQFVYLLAGWEGSAGDSRVLRDAITRPGSFKVPQGCYYLCDSAYANSNGFLTPYKGVRYHLNEWGQGNAMPQDPKELFNMRHTRARNVIERAFAVLKMRWGILRSASYYPIKIQIRLIMACFLLHNFIRREMATDPVEAELDEETWEYAADEEIAAQDYVGGVDPSAEWTQKREALATHMWNNR is encoded by the exons ATGCAATTTGTTTACCTTCTAGCGGGTTGGGAGGGGTCTGCAGGTGATTCCCGCGTGCTACGCGATGCTATTACCCGTCCAGGCAGTTTTAAGGTTCCGCAAG GTTGTTACTACTTGTGCGATAGCGCCTATGCGAATAGCAATGGTTTTCTAACGCCATATAAAGGCGTAAGGTACCACCTAAACGAATGGGGTCAGGGCAATGCAATGCCCCAGGACCCTAAAGAGCTTTTCAATATGAGGCATACTCGGGCAAGGAATGTAATTGAGCGAGCTTTTGCTGTTTTAAAAATGCGGTGGGGAATCCTTAGAAGTGCTTCGTATTACCCAATCAAGATACAAATACGTCTAATCATGGCATGTTTCTTATTGCACAATTTTATACGCCGAGAGATGGCAACTGACCCTGTTGAGGCTGAACTAGACGAAGAAACTTGGGAATACGCTGCAGATGAAGAAATTGCAGCACAAGATTATGTCGGAGGGGTTGATCCCAGCGCTGAATGGACCCAAAAACGCGAGGCCTTAGCTACTCACATGTGGAACAACAGATAG
- the LOC121764934 gene encoding uncharacterized protein LOC121764934 — translation MSSNRTATDSNGCPQAGWNGLARNKFRKGDRTRRMWVVREEEILVSSLLELVARGWKSDNGFRAGYQQKVEDDIRKEFPNSDIKGNPHISSKITAWKKNYNSLRDILSRSGVGFNVNNDYKIDIDDDQWAQVVAADKDAKFMRYKSWPYWEAWQCIFGKDRAKGSGSENIDVAATSQRAQMASASQTNENDYHPTFEDFLGDEIPPNSSGTADKQNSSEAQSGQQQAVSTTKSGGQKRKQPSSDDALMEFLGNLHAQTNSRLETISSRIGYEFDMGKARQEVFDKLGSVDGLTLKQRYYLCNILSDKPQRMEVFMGMPMNAKLGYLLLLLDEERPSV, via the exons ATGTCGTCAAATCGTACTGCAACTGATAGCAATGGGTGTCCTCAAGCTG GTTGGAATGGACTAGCTCGAAACAAGTTCCGCAAGGGTGATCGTACCCGGCGTATGTGGGTAGTAAGAGAGGAAGAAATATTGGTCTCATCGTTGCTAGAGTTGGTGGCGAGGGGCTGGAAATCAGACAATGGGTTCCGTGCTGGATACCAACAGAAGGTTGAAGATGATATCCGGAAAGAATTTCCAAATTCCGACATCAAGGGAAACCCGCACATTTCATCCAAAATAACGGCTTGGAAAAAAAACTATAACAGTCTTCGCGACATACTCAGCCGTAGTGGCGTAGGTTTCAATGTGAACAACGACTATAAGATAGATATTGATGACGATCAGTGGGCGCAAGTTGTGGCG GCAGACAAAGATGCAAAATTCATGCGATACAAATCGTGGCCGTACTGGGAGGCTTGGCAATGCATCTTTGGCAAAGACCGTGCTAAGGGATCGGGCTCGGAGAATATAGACGTGGCAGCTACTAGTCAGCGTGCCCAAATGGCAAGTGCTAGCCAAACTAACGAGAATGACTACCACCCCACATTTGAGGATTTCCTAGGTGATGAGATACCTCCAAATTCGTCAGGTACTGCTGATAAACAGAATAGCAGTGAAGCACAGTCCGGGCAGCAGCAAGCCGTATCAACGACCAAATCTGGCGGGCAGAAACGAAAACAGCCGTCATCTGACGACGCACTCATGGAGTTCCTTGGGAATTTGCATGCCCAGACCAATTCACGCTTGGAAACCATCTCTTCTAGGATCGGATATGAGTTCGATATGGGAAAGGCTCGTCAAGAGGTATTCGACAAGCTGGGAAGTGTCGATGGTCTTACACTTAAACAGAGGTACTACTTGTGTAACATTCTCAGTGACAAGCCCCAGCGGATGGAGGTTTTCATGGGGATGCCCATGAATGCTAAGTTGGGGTATCTGCTACTTCTCCTTGATGAAGAACGTCCTAGCGTCTAA